A single Mangrovimonas sp. YM274 DNA region contains:
- a CDS encoding fumarate reductase/succinate dehydrogenase flavoprotein subunit, with translation MALDSKVPKGPIKDKWTDYKNKINLVNPANKRHIDVIVVGTGLAGGSAAATLAELGYNVKAFAYQDSPRRAHSIAAQGGINAAKNYQGDGDSTYRLFYDTVKGGDYRSREANVYRLAEVSANIIDQCVAQGVPFARDYGGLLDNRSFGGVLVSRTFYAKGQTGQQLLLGAYSAMNRQIARGKIEMFNRHEMLDVVVVDGKARGIIARNLITGEIERHSAHAVVIASGGYGNVYFLSTNAMGSNATAAWKIHKKGAYFANPCFTQIHPTCIPRSGDYQSKLTLMSESLRNDGRIWVPKNMEDVMAIREGRKKPTDLSEDERDYYLERRYPAFGNLVPRDVASRAAKERCDAGYGVNATGEAVYLDFASAIERYGKEQAKIHNIDNPTEAKIYELGKGIVEAKYGNLFQMYEKIVDEDPYKTPMMIYPATHYTMGGVWVDYNLMTTIPGCYCIGEANFSDHGANRLGASALMQGLADGYFVLPYTIGDYLADDIRTGKIPTDSKEFEEAEKAVTDRINFFINNNGTKSVDHFHKRLGKVMWDKVGMARNEQGLKEAMAEIKQIREEFWKDVKVPGNANEMNPELEKAGRVADFLELGELFAKDALMREESCGGHFREESVEESGEQKGEAKRNDKDFAFVAAWEYKGEPADAVLHKEELEFKDIELKQRSYK, from the coding sequence ATGGCTTTAGATTCAAAAGTACCAAAGGGTCCAATTAAAGATAAATGGACAGACTATAAAAATAAAATCAACTTGGTTAATCCTGCCAACAAACGTCACATTGATGTTATCGTGGTAGGAACAGGTTTAGCAGGAGGTTCTGCTGCAGCAACCTTAGCCGAATTAGGATATAACGTAAAGGCTTTTGCCTACCAAGATTCACCACGTCGTGCGCACTCCATTGCTGCACAAGGGGGTATTAATGCCGCCAAAAACTATCAAGGCGATGGTGACTCTACTTATAGATTATTTTACGACACCGTAAAAGGTGGGGATTACCGTTCTCGTGAAGCGAACGTATACCGCTTGGCTGAAGTATCTGCCAACATCATCGACCAATGTGTGGCGCAAGGGGTTCCTTTCGCTAGAGATTATGGAGGATTGTTGGACAACCGTTCGTTTGGTGGGGTTTTGGTATCCAGAACGTTTTACGCCAAAGGACAAACAGGACAACAGTTATTGCTTGGGGCTTACTCTGCCATGAACAGACAGATTGCTCGTGGTAAGATTGAAATGTTCAACAGACACGAAATGTTGGACGTTGTAGTGGTAGACGGTAAGGCTAGAGGTATCATTGCCAGAAACCTTATTACCGGTGAAATAGAGCGCCACTCTGCACACGCGGTTGTAATTGCTTCTGGAGGTTACGGAAACGTATATTTCCTATCAACCAACGCAATGGGATCCAACGCTACGGCTGCTTGGAAAATCCACAAAAAAGGAGCGTATTTCGCAAACCCTTGTTTTACGCAAATCCACCCAACATGTATTCCGCGTTCAGGTGATTACCAATCTAAGTTAACCTTGATGTCGGAATCCCTGCGTAACGACGGACGTATCTGGGTACCTAAAAACATGGAGGATGTCATGGCCATTCGTGAAGGCCGTAAGAAGCCTACCGATTTATCGGAAGACGAAAGAGATTACTACTTAGAGCGTCGTTATCCTGCTTTCGGAAACTTGGTGCCACGTGACGTAGCATCTCGTGCTGCAAAAGAGCGTTGTGATGCTGGTTACGGTGTAAATGCTACTGGAGAAGCCGTGTACTTGGATTTTGCTTCGGCTATAGAACGCTACGGTAAGGAGCAGGCTAAAATTCACAATATTGACAACCCAACAGAGGCTAAAATATACGAGTTAGGAAAAGGAATCGTAGAAGCTAAATACGGGAACTTATTCCAGATGTACGAAAAGATCGTTGACGAAGATCCGTACAAAACTCCAATGATGATTTACCCTGCAACCCACTATACCATGGGTGGTGTTTGGGTAGACTACAACTTGATGACGACCATTCCTGGATGTTACTGTATCGGGGAAGCCAACTTCTCAGATCACGGAGCAAACAGACTTGGAGCTTCAGCCTTAATGCAAGGTTTGGCCGATGGTTACTTCGTATTACCATACACGATTGGAGATTATTTAGCTGACGATATTCGTACAGGAAAAATCCCAACAGACTCTAAAGAGTTTGAAGAAGCTGAAAAAGCTGTTACAGACAGAATCAACTTCTTTATCAATAATAACGGAACGAAATCTGTAGACCACTTCCACAAACGTCTTGGAAAAGTAATGTGGGACAAAGTAGGCATGGCTCGTAACGAACAAGGTTTAAAAGAAGCCATGGCCGAAATTAAACAAATTCGTGAGGAATTCTGGAAAGACGTAAAAGTACCAGGAAACGCCAACGAAATGAACCCTGAATTGGAAAAAGCAGGTCGTGTGGCCGATTTCTTGGAATTGGGTGAGTTGTTCGCTAAAGATGCCTTAATGAGAGAAGAGTCTTGTGGAGGTCACTTTAGAGAAGAATCTGTTGAAGAAAGCGGTGAGCAAAAAGGAGAAGCAAAACGTAACGATAAAGACTTCGCCTTTGTTGCTGCATGGGAATACAAAGGAGAACCAGCAGATGCAGTGCTACATAAAGAAGAACTAGAATTTAAAGATATCGAACTAAAACAACGTTCATACAAATAA
- a CDS encoding succinate dehydrogenase/fumarate reductase iron-sulfur subunit, whose amino-acid sequence MNLTLKIWRQKDSNAKGQMVDYKVTDISEHMSFLEMMDVLNEQLVNTGEEPVAFDHDCREGICGMCSLYINGEAHGPDRGVTTCQLHMRMFKDGDTITIEPWRAAAFPVIKDLVVDRTSFERIQQAGGYISVNTSGNTQDANAIPISKHAADEAMDAATCIGCGACVATCKNSSAMLFVGAKVSQYALLPQGQVEATDRVMNMVKQMDLEGFGNCTNTGACEIECPKGISLENIARMNREFLKANLKG is encoded by the coding sequence ATGAATTTAACACTTAAAATTTGGAGACAGAAAGACTCAAATGCAAAGGGTCAAATGGTCGATTATAAAGTTACTGATATTTCAGAGCATATGTCTTTTCTTGAAATGATGGATGTTTTGAACGAACAATTGGTAAACACCGGAGAAGAGCCAGTAGCCTTCGATCACGATTGTCGTGAGGGTATTTGCGGAATGTGTTCGCTATACATTAATGGTGAAGCGCACGGTCCAGACCGTGGGGTTACTACCTGTCAGTTACACATGCGTATGTTCAAAGACGGTGACACCATTACCATCGAACCTTGGAGAGCTGCGGCATTCCCTGTAATTAAGGATTTAGTTGTAGACAGAACCTCTTTTGAGCGCATTCAGCAAGCTGGAGGGTATATCTCGGTAAACACGTCTGGAAACACGCAAGATGCCAACGCTATTCCTATTTCCAAACATGCTGCCGACGAGGCTATGGACGCCGCCACCTGTATTGGCTGTGGTGCCTGTGTAGCCACTTGTAAAAACTCTTCTGCTATGTTATTCGTAGGAGCTAAGGTATCTCAATATGCCTTATTGCCACAAGGACAGGTAGAAGCGACAGACCGTGTAATGAACATGGTAAAACAAATGGATTTAGAAGGATTCGGTAACTGTACCAACACAGGAGCTTGTGAGATTGAATGTCCTAAAGGCATTTCATTAGAAAACATTGCAAGAATGAATAGAGAATTCTTAAAAGCTAATTTAAAAGGATAA
- a CDS encoding DNA mismatch repair protein MutS: protein MEQPTTFYSTQLENHQNHLKQFNKKLVVLSSLRLTVFLVAAIGIYFTFSTWHIALAIGVIGTILFVFLLSKYTDLKRQRGLTKALININEAELQMLSGNYDNQPTGEKFLDPHHAYSLDIDLFGKGSFFQTINRTKTKEGKQYLAKTLTANNIENITKRQEAIKELTKLPEWRQNFSALASLIHVETPNKDIINWLQQYKPFANQLLKYLPLGFSMASLALLALTIFQLIPMSISGYWLLLGLMITGRHLKNINILAAHTDKVKDTFRQYAQLLQQIEAQTFQSKLLTEKQEQIQSHHKKASDIFGQLSGYLDALDNRNNLISAIFGNGLFLTDLKHSYHIEQWIATYKDVTKEWFDVVSFFEAYNSLANYAFNQPDFVYPKIVQDQSLIHATGLGHPLLDANKRITSDLIIDNQQFFIVTGANMAGKSTFLRTVSLHIMMANVGLPVCAQESSYHPIKLITSMRTTDSLTDDSSYFFSELTRLKYIVDAIQDQPYFIILDEILKGTNSTDKAIGSRKFVEKLVATHATGIIATHDLSLCEIEKELPPVANYYFDAQIVNDELFFDYKLKKGICQNMNASFLLQKMGIV, encoded by the coding sequence ATGGAACAACCTACAACCTTCTATAGTACCCAATTAGAAAATCATCAAAATCACTTAAAGCAATTCAATAAAAAATTGGTAGTCCTAAGTAGTCTACGGCTTACAGTTTTTTTGGTTGCTGCCATCGGCATTTACTTTACCTTCAGCACATGGCACATAGCCTTGGCAATAGGAGTTATAGGAACCATTCTCTTTGTATTCCTGCTCTCAAAATACACCGATTTAAAACGTCAGCGTGGCTTAACCAAAGCCTTGATCAACATCAATGAAGCAGAATTACAAATGCTCTCAGGCAACTATGACAACCAGCCTACCGGAGAAAAATTCCTAGACCCTCACCACGCCTATAGCCTAGATATAGACCTTTTCGGAAAAGGCTCTTTCTTCCAAACTATAAACCGAACTAAAACTAAAGAAGGTAAACAATATTTAGCAAAAACCTTAACCGCCAATAACATTGAAAACATCACCAAACGCCAAGAAGCCATTAAGGAACTCACCAAACTTCCAGAATGGCGTCAAAACTTTTCGGCTTTAGCCTCCTTGATTCATGTGGAAACACCAAACAAGGACATCATTAATTGGCTTCAGCAATACAAACCCTTTGCAAACCAACTATTAAAATACCTTCCCTTAGGGTTTAGCATGGCATCTTTAGCACTATTGGCCTTAACCATATTCCAGCTCATCCCCATGTCCATCAGTGGCTATTGGTTGTTATTAGGACTCATGATCACGGGGCGTCATTTAAAGAACATAAACATCCTTGCCGCTCATACCGATAAAGTAAAAGATACGTTTCGTCAGTATGCACAATTATTGCAACAGATTGAAGCGCAAACGTTCCAATCGAAACTCCTAACCGAGAAACAAGAACAGATTCAATCGCATCATAAAAAGGCGTCGGACATATTTGGACAATTGTCTGGCTACCTCGATGCTTTGGATAATCGTAACAACCTTATCTCCGCCATTTTTGGAAATGGCCTCTTCCTAACCGACCTCAAGCACAGTTACCATATCGAGCAATGGATTGCAACTTATAAAGACGTTACCAAGGAATGGTTTGACGTCGTATCCTTTTTTGAAGCCTACAACTCCTTGGCCAATTACGCCTTTAACCAACCAGATTTTGTGTACCCTAAAATTGTGCAGGACCAATCCTTGATCCATGCCACAGGTTTGGGCCACCCATTATTGGATGCCAACAAACGTATTACCAGCGACCTCATCATCGACAACCAACAGTTTTTTATTGTCACTGGCGCCAACATGGCGGGGAAAAGCACCTTTTTACGTACAGTGTCCCTGCACATCATGATGGCCAATGTTGGGCTTCCGGTATGCGCCCAAGAAAGCAGCTATCACCCTATCAAGTTGATTACAAGCATGCGCACCACTGATTCCTTGACCGATGACAGCAGTTATTTCTTTTCAGAATTGACCAGATTAAAATATATCGTCGACGCTATCCAAGACCAGCCTTATTTCATCATCTTAGACGAAATACTAAAAGGCACCAATAGCACCGATAAAGCCATTGGCTCCCGTAAGTTTGTGGAAAAACTAGTGGCCACCCATGCTACGGGCATCATTGCCACCCACGATTTGAGTTTATGTGAAATTGAAAAAGAATTACCGCCTGTTGCCAACTATTACTTTGATGCCCAAATAGTGAATGACGAACTGTTTTTTGACTACAAGCTCAAAAAAGGCATCTGTCAAAACATGAATGCCAGCTTCCTATTACAGAAAATGGGGATTGTGTAG
- a CDS encoding XdhC family protein — translation MTHEFKNILEQTHSNQKRHLKHVLATVVALDGSSYRKPGVQMLIDENGHITGAVSGGCVEKEVVLQSISVFKKGMPKVMTYDGRYRLGCEGTLFILLEPFSITEAAFNTIQKELSARRPMQWTSYFQKEDKTDASFGSVLKLEDGSHISFRTDVDEMNFQTDHLSFQQEFTPLSRLIIIGAEHDAVQLCKSAAQLGWEVLLIASPNDPKNDIDFPGVSSIYHLNPEQQWPLPIDAHTAIVLMTHNYARDLHFALQLSQTQPFYMGILGSYHRREKLLNELIERQPDIASEFLDTIFSPAGIAIGAITPQEIALSILSEIIAVKRHREVPSLRSYLRNIHP, via the coding sequence ATGACCCATGAATTCAAAAACATCCTAGAACAGACCCATAGCAACCAAAAAAGGCACCTAAAACACGTCTTGGCAACCGTCGTGGCTCTAGACGGCTCCTCCTACAGGAAACCAGGGGTACAGATGCTAATTGATGAAAACGGCCATATCACAGGTGCCGTCAGTGGCGGCTGTGTAGAAAAAGAAGTAGTACTGCAATCAATATCCGTGTTTAAGAAGGGAATGCCCAAAGTGATGACCTACGACGGACGCTACCGATTGGGTTGTGAAGGCACTCTTTTCATTCTATTGGAACCCTTTAGTATCACAGAAGCAGCTTTTAACACTATACAAAAAGAGTTATCTGCACGTAGGCCCATGCAATGGACTTCCTATTTTCAAAAGGAAGACAAAACAGATGCCTCGTTTGGTTCGGTGTTAAAGCTTGAAGATGGTTCGCACATAAGCTTTAGGACAGACGTGGATGAAATGAATTTTCAAACTGATCACCTAAGTTTTCAACAGGAGTTTACCCCACTCTCACGATTGATTATTATTGGGGCCGAACACGATGCCGTACAGCTTTGCAAATCGGCTGCCCAATTAGGTTGGGAAGTCCTTTTAATAGCCTCCCCAAACGACCCTAAGAACGACATAGATTTTCCAGGTGTTTCCTCCATATACCACCTCAACCCAGAGCAGCAATGGCCCCTGCCTATCGATGCGCATACGGCCATTGTGCTTATGACCCACAACTATGCCCGCGACCTGCACTTTGCGTTACAGCTGTCCCAAACCCAGCCTTTTTACATGGGCATTTTGGGCTCCTACCACCGCAGGGAAAAGCTTCTTAACGAACTCATAGAACGCCAACCCGATATTGCTTCGGAGTTTTTGGACACTATCTTTAGTCCTGCAGGTATAGCCATTGGGGCCATCACCCCGCAGGAAATTGCCCTTTCCATCCTTAGTGAAATCATTGCGGTAAAGCGCCATCGGGAAGTGCCCTCCCTTCGGTCCTACCTCCGGAATATCCATCCCTAA
- a CDS encoding nucleotidyltransferase family protein yields MSHSAIIVLAAGEGSRMQQIKQLLPYKSTTLLEHALTTALSTQANHTLCVLGAHSPKILEHGLPNIVIPIENIHWKEGMGSSIAAALQYLNDELPTVNTVLFTLADQPLVTTAYLNLILKTSKERPTSIIATNYETSLGVPALFPKRYFEILKSLQGETGAKSILMAHQSQVIALTPNFENLDVDTPEAYQKILKL; encoded by the coding sequence ATGTCACACAGTGCCATCATCGTTTTAGCCGCAGGGGAAGGAAGCCGCATGCAGCAAATCAAACAATTGTTACCCTACAAAAGCACGACGCTTTTAGAACATGCCCTTACAACCGCGCTTAGCACACAAGCTAATCATACCCTTTGTGTATTGGGCGCCCATAGCCCAAAGATCTTAGAGCATGGACTTCCGAATATCGTCATACCTATAGAAAACATACATTGGAAAGAAGGTATGGGAAGCAGCATTGCAGCAGCTTTACAGTATCTAAATGACGAGCTTCCAACGGTCAACACAGTACTCTTCACTTTGGCAGACCAACCCTTGGTCACCACCGCCTATTTGAATCTAATACTGAAAACTTCAAAAGAGCGTCCTACTTCCATTATAGCTACCAACTACGAAACTTCACTAGGCGTTCCTGCCCTATTTCCGAAGCGCTATTTTGAAATTCTAAAGTCATTACAGGGAGAAACAGGTGCCAAAAGCATTCTTATGGCACACCAATCGCAAGTGATTGCATTGACACCCAACTTCGAGAACTTGGATGTTGACACCCCCGAAGCCTATCAAAAGATATTAAAACTGTAA
- a CDS encoding xanthine dehydrogenase family protein molybdopterin-binding subunit encodes MTHIKTHFNRRSFLKVSAVGGAGLMLQFSWLSGLAHSSSNAEAVEGLFNINAFIRMNEDGTVTIMSPNPEIGQNVKTSMPLIVAEELDVDWDQVQVEQAPLDTEKYTRQLAGGSQSIRQGWDSLRMAGATARYLMLASAAKLWSMSPDELVTDKGMVKHLPSGKSIAYKDLLQEAATIAVPEEVPLKDPKDFKLIGTFVKNVDGKGIVTGKPLFGLDYMEKGTAIAMIVHPPAFGMQLDGYNADKAKSMPGIKKIFTVNTALDKPQWSDVNAFNELLVVVGDSTWQVMKAKEALEVRWKTVGTLEATTAHLDSFSSVFDKSEGEVGRKDGDPDGVFASSDKVVERGYTGAFLAHNTMEPMNFFADVTADKARLIGPIQTPEQLRQSAAGLLNMPESKIFVDMTRMGGGFGRRLYGNFGLEAAAISKAYGGPIKLIYTREDDMTQGTYRPSYHIQYRAALDKKGHLAAFAVKGAGIPSSPLFPDRFPAGTVANYKATHYGIDTNISTGAWRAPRSNFVAGAEQSFLDEVAEAAGKDPIEFRLQLFDRAIKNPVGERNDYDPERYAGVLKLVRDKSNWGSKMPNVYRGVAAYYSHNSYVAQVFDLEKVDDANIRIKKVWCAVDCGIVVNKEGAINQIEGGIIDGIGHCMYSQLTFEKGATQQQNFDGYHLIRNNEAPLEIAVFFVDNGIAPTGLGEPSLPPVAGALANALYKATGTRYYRQPYMVVPQQPKFVG; translated from the coding sequence ATGACACATATTAAAACCCATTTCAATAGACGTTCGTTTTTAAAGGTTTCCGCAGTGGGCGGGGCCGGTTTGATGCTGCAGTTCAGTTGGCTTTCGGGCTTGGCGCACAGTAGCAGCAATGCCGAGGCGGTTGAGGGCCTCTTCAACATCAATGCGTTTATCAGGATGAATGAAGACGGGACGGTGACCATCATGTCGCCCAACCCCGAAATTGGACAGAACGTTAAAACCTCCATGCCGCTTATTGTGGCCGAGGAGCTGGATGTGGATTGGGACCAAGTTCAGGTAGAACAGGCGCCTTTGGACACCGAAAAATATACACGCCAATTGGCGGGAGGGAGTCAATCCATCCGTCAAGGTTGGGACAGCTTGCGTATGGCGGGGGCCACAGCGCGCTATTTAATGTTGGCTTCGGCAGCCAAATTATGGAGCATGTCTCCCGATGAATTGGTGACCGATAAGGGCATGGTGAAACATTTGCCTAGCGGAAAAAGTATAGCCTATAAAGACCTCTTGCAGGAAGCAGCTACCATTGCGGTACCGGAAGAGGTGCCACTAAAAGACCCTAAAGATTTTAAGTTGATTGGGACTTTTGTGAAGAACGTGGACGGCAAGGGCATTGTTACTGGGAAGCCGTTGTTTGGTTTGGATTATATGGAAAAGGGCACGGCCATAGCCATGATTGTGCATCCGCCCGCTTTTGGAATGCAATTGGATGGGTATAACGCCGATAAGGCCAAGAGCATGCCGGGAATTAAAAAGATATTTACCGTGAATACGGCTTTGGACAAGCCACAGTGGTCTGATGTGAATGCCTTTAATGAGCTCTTGGTAGTGGTAGGCGACAGCACTTGGCAGGTGATGAAAGCCAAAGAAGCCCTGGAGGTACGTTGGAAAACCGTGGGGACTTTGGAAGCCACTACGGCACATTTGGACAGTTTTAGCAGTGTATTTGATAAGAGTGAAGGAGAGGTAGGCCGAAAGGATGGCGACCCCGATGGGGTATTTGCCTCGTCAGATAAGGTGGTGGAACGTGGGTATACCGGTGCCTTTTTGGCCCATAATACTATGGAACCCATGAACTTTTTTGCGGATGTGACCGCAGATAAGGCACGGCTTATTGGCCCGATACAAACCCCAGAACAGTTGCGGCAATCGGCTGCAGGCTTGCTAAACATGCCGGAATCCAAGATTTTTGTAGATATGACTAGAATGGGTGGTGGCTTTGGAAGACGCCTTTATGGGAATTTTGGTTTGGAGGCAGCAGCTATTTCGAAAGCTTATGGTGGGCCTATAAAATTAATTTATACCCGAGAAGATGACATGACGCAGGGGACGTACCGTCCGTCGTACCACATACAATACCGAGCTGCTTTGGACAAGAAGGGGCATCTTGCAGCTTTTGCAGTGAAGGGGGCTGGGATTCCGTCGAGTCCCTTGTTTCCTGATCGGTTTCCGGCAGGTACGGTAGCGAATTATAAGGCGACGCATTATGGTATTGATACCAATATTTCTACCGGGGCTTGGCGAGCACCAAGGTCCAATTTTGTAGCCGGCGCCGAACAGTCCTTTTTGGATGAAGTGGCGGAAGCTGCGGGGAAAGATCCTATCGAGTTTAGGTTGCAGCTATTTGATAGAGCCATCAAAAATCCCGTGGGTGAACGTAATGATTACGATCCTGAACGCTATGCAGGCGTCCTGAAATTGGTACGTGACAAAAGCAATTGGGGAAGCAAAATGCCTAATGTATACCGTGGGGTAGCGGCCTATTATTCGCATAATTCCTATGTGGCTCAGGTGTTCGATTTGGAAAAGGTGGACGATGCCAATATTCGCATTAAAAAAGTGTGGTGCGCGGTAGATTGTGGGATTGTGGTGAACAAGGAAGGGGCCATTAACCAGATTGAGGGAGGTATCATTGACGGTATAGGCCATTGTATGTATAGCCAGTTGACTTTTGAAAAAGGGGCCACTCAACAGCAAAATTTTGATGGGTACCATCTTATTAGAAACAATGAGGCGCCTTTGGAAATTGCCGTGTTTTTTGTGGACAATGGTATTGCACCTACAGGCCTTGGCGAGCCTTCGTTGCCTCCTGTGGCAGGAGCTTTGGCCAATGCGCTCTATAAAGCTACGGGTACACGTTACTATAGACAACCGTATATGGTAGTGCCACAACAACCTAAATTTGTGGGATAA
- a CDS encoding (2Fe-2S)-binding protein, giving the protein MPQYSLHINGAIHQVDVDADTPVLWVLRDHLQLVGTKYGCGIGQCGACTIHLNGNAIRSCSLPVSAVANEGMKLTTIEGLSKDGTHPVQKAWLEVDVAQCGYCQAGQIMSAAALLERNPNPSEDDIRNAMTGNLCRCGTYTRINKAVAMAAKDL; this is encoded by the coding sequence ATGCCACAATACAGCTTGCACATAAATGGGGCCATACATCAGGTTGATGTGGACGCCGACACCCCCGTACTTTGGGTCTTGAGAGATCATTTACAATTGGTGGGTACCAAGTACGGCTGCGGCATTGGGCAGTGCGGGGCCTGCACCATTCACTTAAACGGTAACGCGATACGCTCGTGTTCTTTGCCGGTTAGTGCTGTGGCCAATGAGGGCATGAAGCTCACCACTATCGAAGGACTTTCTAAGGATGGTACGCACCCGGTACAAAAGGCTTGGTTGGAAGTAGATGTGGCCCAATGTGGCTACTGCCAAGCAGGACAGATTATGAGTGCGGCCGCCCTATTGGAGCGCAATCCCAACCCTTCCGAAGACGATATTCGCAATGCCATGACGGGCAATCTGTGTCGTTGCGGCACCTATACCAGAATCAATAAGGCCGTAGCCATGGCCGCCAAAGACCTGTAA
- a CDS encoding tyrosine-type recombinase/integrase: MGYSTVKLYKENKNKEKFVVIYYKHDGSAIRHRTGITISEKDFDKKAEKIKPSHPSNEDYNKIIGKIQRSIENIIIDYINEHGIKPNSDYVKTQIASGLKERKDSLEADIIDCYEDFLSEKKIMFSSPERSTTSLKDYISTKNALQDYSKVIGHIRPSDINNTIWLTKFNKFLAETRPNITGYKFVTSAQNDKTRAKRFGVLKNFGDWLLKEKYLKDIDALKNFKVKVDKKTYYTLSLEELSLIQNHHFKSLSHQKAIDMFIVACHTGLRFSDVIRISKTKITKKNDAKILSIINQKTKIKVEVPLTDKVLSILKKYDYHLNLLSSQKTNEYIHEGLKNIKEFHELQENSYDGDELHIYDLITFHTGRRTFITNLVNNNVSLNAIMKMTGHRKISTLQQYINPDYNLIMDNVRIFNSL, translated from the coding sequence ATGGGTTATTCAACAGTTAAATTATATAAGGAAAATAAAAATAAAGAAAAATTTGTAGTCATATACTATAAACATGATGGTTCCGCTATAAGACACAGAACTGGGATTACAATTTCTGAAAAAGATTTCGATAAAAAAGCTGAGAAAATTAAACCTTCCCACCCTTCAAATGAAGACTACAATAAAATCATTGGTAAAATTCAAAGGTCAATAGAAAATATAATTATCGATTATATAAATGAACACGGAATTAAACCAAACAGCGACTATGTAAAGACACAAATTGCATCAGGGCTTAAAGAAAGAAAGGACTCTTTGGAAGCTGACATCATTGACTGCTATGAAGATTTTTTGAGTGAAAAAAAAATCATGTTTAGTAGCCCTGAAAGAAGCACCACCTCCTTGAAAGATTATATTTCAACTAAAAATGCATTACAGGATTATTCCAAGGTTATAGGGCACATCCGCCCTTCGGATATAAATAACACCATTTGGTTGACCAAGTTTAATAAGTTTCTTGCTGAGACACGACCAAATATTACTGGTTATAAATTTGTTACCTCAGCTCAGAATGATAAAACTAGGGCTAAACGATTTGGTGTTCTGAAGAACTTTGGAGATTGGTTATTAAAAGAAAAATACCTGAAAGATATTGATGCACTCAAAAACTTCAAGGTGAAGGTTGATAAAAAAACCTATTACACTTTAAGTCTAGAAGAATTAAGCTTAATCCAAAATCATCATTTTAAATCTTTATCTCACCAAAAAGCTATTGACATGTTCATAGTAGCGTGCCATACTGGCTTGAGATTTAGTGATGTTATTAGAATTTCAAAAACCAAGATTACCAAGAAGAATGACGCAAAAATTCTTTCCATTATAAACCAGAAAACCAAAATCAAGGTCGAGGTACCTTTAACTGACAAAGTGTTAAGCATTCTTAAGAAATATGACTACCACCTGAACTTATTATCATCCCAAAAAACTAATGAATACATTCATGAAGGTCTAAAAAACATCAAAGAATTCCATGAATTACAAGAAAATAGTTATGATGGTGATGAATTGCACATTTATGATTTAATCACATTTCATACAGGTCGCAGAACTTTCATCACTAACTTGGTAAACAATAATGTTAGTTTAAATGCCATAATGAAAATGACTGGACACAGAAAAATATCTACTTTACAACAGTATATTAACCCTGATTACAATTTAATTATGGATAACGTTAGAATCTTTAATAGTTTATAG
- a CDS encoding MerR family transcriptional regulator — translation MKKADAQLVIDLIHATEAYPEFISVENVVQSTIDKYIDNLIKNKPEIKYKTIKTDTERKMNNFIRQFEVAFQKKLKKLGEEHHINPEPKPIKEEKQYLIKEASAILNMTPQNLNHLLRKHPEINIIEISSRKRYLTENELNKLKKINK, via the coding sequence ATGAAAAAAGCAGATGCACAATTAGTAATAGATTTAATTCATGCTACGGAGGCTTACCCAGAATTCATTAGTGTTGAAAATGTAGTTCAAAGCACTATTGATAAATACATTGATAATCTTATTAAGAACAAGCCTGAAATTAAATATAAAACCATAAAAACTGACACTGAGAGAAAGATGAATAACTTCATCAGACAATTCGAGGTTGCATTTCAAAAAAAATTAAAGAAGCTCGGTGAGGAACACCATATAAATCCTGAGCCTAAACCAATTAAAGAAGAAAAACAATATCTAATTAAAGAAGCTTCTGCTATACTTAATATGACCCCACAAAACCTTAATCATCTCTTAAGAAAGCATCCAGAAATAAATATTATTGAAATATCAAGCAGAAAAAGATATTTAACCGAAAATGAACTAAACAAACTAAAAAAAATTAATAAGTGA